A window of Verrucomicrobiota bacterium JB022 contains these coding sequences:
- a CDS encoding glycosyltransferase family 4 protein — MKPRALILYPQVAWPAETGSLQRVEAVRKWLAQQMSVSLVTPSFAIHPDRVGQPPYEHVFAHIGSIRQTKTPALVRKFKGRMGYYWARNAGLNEKCSRDTRIDEVFRYRRVLRQLRPSLVFCEYVSQLPNLYVARGKLPISIVLDTHDIIWRRQQHEVELGLIAKAGITQAEEAYLWSLADLVVGIQPEEAAEIASLLPGKPVISVPQAYEPRFVNPARKEAHRLLFVGSKARPNVNALEAFLQTTWPALKARHPHLQLDVCGTVCGTLEAGLLASEGVAFHGRVEDLEPFYARAALVINPMLYGSGLKIKNVEALSYGKALLTSPVGAQGMDLPSGIAAVEPKHFGGKISEIMLSPETLARWEKDCRNFFLATYTPEACFAPLAQWLQQQSL, encoded by the coding sequence ATGAAACCTCGCGCGCTCATCCTCTACCCTCAGGTTGCTTGGCCGGCCGAGACAGGCTCCCTGCAGCGGGTCGAAGCGGTCAGAAAATGGCTTGCTCAGCAAATGAGTGTCTCATTGGTAACGCCTTCATTTGCAATCCACCCCGACAGAGTTGGTCAACCTCCTTATGAACATGTTTTTGCGCATATAGGCTCTATACGCCAGACGAAGACTCCTGCGCTTGTCCGAAAGTTCAAAGGCAGGATGGGCTATTACTGGGCTCGCAATGCAGGGTTGAACGAGAAGTGTTCGAGGGATACTCGCATCGACGAGGTCTTTCGTTATCGTCGCGTCTTACGCCAGTTACGCCCGTCGTTAGTTTTTTGTGAATACGTATCGCAGCTCCCTAATCTGTATGTGGCTCGGGGCAAGCTGCCAATTTCGATTGTACTGGATACCCACGACATCATTTGGCGCCGCCAACAACATGAAGTGGAGCTTGGTTTGATTGCAAAGGCAGGCATTACACAGGCCGAAGAAGCCTATCTCTGGAGCCTGGCCGATCTTGTAGTGGGCATTCAGCCGGAAGAGGCTGCCGAGATCGCGTCGCTCCTGCCCGGTAAGCCCGTTATCTCGGTCCCACAGGCCTACGAGCCTCGCTTTGTCAATCCAGCGCGGAAGGAGGCGCATCGCTTATTGTTTGTGGGCTCCAAGGCAAGGCCCAACGTCAATGCGTTGGAGGCTTTTTTGCAGACGACTTGGCCTGCGTTGAAGGCGCGGCACCCGCATCTGCAACTGGATGTCTGCGGGACCGTCTGCGGCACTTTGGAAGCTGGGCTGCTCGCCTCCGAGGGCGTGGCGTTTCACGGTCGAGTGGAGGATCTTGAGCCTTTCTATGCGCGCGCGGCCTTGGTCATCAACCCGATGCTGTATGGCAGCGGTCTCAAGATTAAGAACGTGGAGGCCCTCAGCTATGGCAAGGCCTTGCTTACCTCTCCGGTTGGCGCGCAAGGGATGGACCTGCCATCCGGCATTGCGGCAGTGGAGCCGAAGCATTTTGGCGGCAAGATTAGTGAGATTATGTTGTCTCCGGAGACGCTGGCGCGCTGGGAAAAGGACTGCCGCAATTTCTTCCTTGCCACCTACACCCCTGAAGCCTGCTTTGCGCCACTAGCACAGTGGCTGCAGCAGCAATCTCTATGA
- a CDS encoding acylneuraminate cytidylyltransferase, translating to MNSRTVAVIPARGGSKGIRHKNLRPVAGRPILQRNIEAARLSQHIDAVYVSTDDPDYARHAREWGAEVVMRPADLASDTASSESALLHALDEIERREGQAPEVLVFLQCTSPLTTAADIDACLELRAQQNADVSFSATPSHSFLWKSDENGNAVGVNHDRSFRPRRQDRQPEYRETGAIYAMSVAGFRKYRHRFFGHVAIYPVPGERAWEIDDPADFAVCEALAHFAKEDASSLPFPKDLKAVLFDFDGVFTDNRVWVNQDGIESVACNRSDGLRLSNLKETGLALMIVSKEQNPVVTTRAQKLKLPVMQGIDDKPAAINAWLQERGWGWEQVIYVGNDLNDADCLKRAGCGVAVADAYPEAKQAADFILSRAGGHGAIRELCDLLLQHLNA from the coding sequence ATGAACTCTCGCACCGTCGCCGTCATTCCTGCACGGGGTGGATCCAAGGGGATCCGCCACAAGAACCTGCGCCCTGTCGCGGGGCGCCCCATCTTGCAACGCAACATCGAGGCGGCTCGCCTTTCCCAGCACATCGATGCCGTTTACGTCTCGACCGACGACCCCGACTACGCTCGCCACGCCCGCGAGTGGGGGGCCGAAGTCGTGATGCGCCCGGCCGACCTCGCCAGCGACACCGCCAGCAGCGAGTCCGCTCTCCTGCACGCGCTCGACGAGATCGAGCGCCGCGAAGGCCAGGCCCCGGAGGTGCTCGTCTTTCTCCAATGCACCTCGCCGCTCACGACGGCGGCCGATATCGACGCCTGCCTGGAGCTGCGCGCGCAGCAAAATGCCGACGTCTCCTTTAGCGCCACGCCCAGCCACAGCTTTCTGTGGAAGAGCGATGAAAACGGCAACGCAGTGGGCGTGAACCACGACCGCAGCTTCCGCCCGCGCCGGCAGGATCGCCAGCCCGAGTATCGCGAGACGGGTGCCATTTACGCCATGAGCGTAGCCGGCTTTCGCAAATACCGGCACCGTTTCTTCGGTCACGTGGCCATCTACCCCGTGCCGGGCGAGCGTGCCTGGGAGATCGACGACCCGGCCGACTTCGCCGTCTGCGAGGCGCTGGCCCACTTTGCCAAGGAAGACGCGAGCAGCCTCCCCTTCCCGAAAGACCTGAAGGCGGTGCTGTTCGACTTCGACGGCGTCTTTACCGACAACCGCGTATGGGTCAACCAGGACGGCATCGAATCCGTCGCCTGCAACCGCTCCGACGGCCTGCGCCTGTCCAACCTCAAGGAGACCGGCCTTGCGCTGATGATCGTCTCCAAGGAGCAAAACCCGGTCGTCACCACCCGCGCCCAAAAGCTGAAGTTGCCCGTGATGCAAGGGATCGACGACAAGCCGGCGGCCATCAATGCCTGGCTGCAGGAGCGCGGCTGGGGCTGGGAACAAGTCATTTACGTGGGCAACGACCTCAACGACGCGGACTGCCTCAAACGGGCGGGCTGCGGCGTGGCGGTGGCCGACGCCTATCCGGAGGCCAAACAGGCCGCCGATTTCATCCTTTCGCGCGCAGGCGGCCACGGTGCGATCCGTGAGCTGTGCGACCTGTTGCTGCAACACCTGAACGCCTAA
- a CDS encoding N-acetylneuraminate synthase family protein, producing the protein MSLPIEYRTPRVIAEVGCNHKGDMNIARELIATAAIFCKADVVKFQKRNPRELLTPEQYAAPHPNPIHAYGKTYGEHREFLELDADQHRQLKDWCEEFGLVYSTSVWDTTSAREIVPLNPQLIKIPSACNMHWEMLGYLCEHYEGEVHLSFGMTTHEEEEKVVRFFEERGRAKSLVLYACTSGYPVPFEDICLLEITRLRQTFAERVKSIGFSGHHLGISVDIAGYTLGAEWIERHYTLDRTWKGTDHAASLEPDGIRRLCRDLRATHQALTYKKQEVLPIEEVQRKKLKWQPR; encoded by the coding sequence ATGAGCTTACCGATTGAATACCGCACCCCCCGGGTGATCGCCGAAGTGGGCTGCAACCACAAGGGCGATATGAACATTGCGCGCGAACTCATCGCGACCGCGGCCATCTTCTGCAAGGCCGACGTCGTGAAGTTCCAAAAGCGCAACCCGCGCGAGCTGCTCACGCCTGAGCAGTATGCCGCCCCGCACCCCAATCCCATCCACGCCTATGGCAAGACGTATGGTGAGCACCGCGAATTTCTCGAGCTCGATGCCGATCAGCACCGCCAGCTCAAGGACTGGTGCGAGGAATTCGGCCTCGTTTACAGCACCTCGGTCTGGGACACCACTTCGGCCCGCGAGATCGTGCCGCTGAACCCCCAGCTGATCAAGATCCCCTCTGCCTGCAACATGCACTGGGAGATGCTCGGCTACCTCTGCGAGCATTACGAAGGCGAAGTCCACCTCTCCTTTGGCATGACGACGCATGAGGAAGAAGAGAAGGTCGTCCGCTTCTTCGAAGAGCGTGGCCGTGCCAAGAGCCTCGTGCTCTACGCCTGCACCTCCGGCTATCCCGTGCCGTTCGAAGACATCTGCCTGCTGGAAATCACCCGCCTGCGCCAGACTTTCGCCGAGCGCGTGAAGAGCATCGGCTTCTCCGGTCACCACCTCGGCATTTCCGTGGACATCGCTGGGTACACCCTGGGCGCCGAATGGATCGAGCGCCACTACACGCTCGACCGCACCTGGAAGGGTACCGACCACGCGGCCTCGCTTGAGCCCGACGGTATTCGCCGCCTCTGCCGCGACCTCCGCGCCACCCACCAGGCCCTTACCTACAAGAAGCAGGAAGTGCTGCCGATCGAAGAAGTGCAGCGCAAGAAGTTGAAGTGGCAGCCCCGCTAA
- a CDS encoding polysialyltransferase family glycosyltransferase: protein MAQHKLKILWITGTWHLILARAVLAQQGQTVTPEEWVVAVSGGRSSPEFRQRLAELCRLGFPGVEVIDVPYTAAWDHELLQFFLALMRRRGASGYSDFWTCFPTEPPVRCVNLISPGCRCWGIEDGLVTYAPTFSTLPRTAGRSRVGQLAAITGPALTHSALTPLFGVNQKLYRKVLRRLQFKNSLPLTRYYGLLNDLLPDFARGHPQELIRPEILQAEVEAFRQLIGYQPPEFDQPTLLFLGDNLHAIMGDQAAAVEDLTIQWLRHVIDLGYQVYWKPHPRAAASLTEKLISRFDDQELRRAPDLDMAPAEVAFAVPSLAGVISMLSSACFYFPRYFDIPSYRFPFPWEAIDLPLELKEVLALSEAEVMPIDRLPPATLVPQSTET, encoded by the coding sequence ATGGCTCAGCACAAGCTCAAGATCCTGTGGATCACCGGCACGTGGCATCTCATCCTGGCACGTGCCGTGTTGGCCCAGCAGGGGCAGACGGTGACGCCGGAAGAGTGGGTCGTCGCGGTTAGCGGCGGCCGATCTTCTCCGGAGTTCCGGCAGCGCCTGGCGGAGCTGTGCCGCCTGGGGTTTCCGGGCGTCGAAGTCATCGACGTCCCTTATACTGCCGCCTGGGATCACGAGCTGTTGCAGTTCTTCCTCGCGTTGATGCGACGTCGCGGCGCGAGCGGATACAGTGATTTTTGGACCTGTTTCCCGACAGAGCCTCCCGTCCGGTGCGTCAATCTGATCAGCCCGGGTTGCCGGTGCTGGGGGATCGAAGATGGGCTGGTGACGTATGCCCCGACCTTCTCCACCTTGCCCCGCACGGCGGGACGCAGCAGGGTGGGCCAGCTTGCGGCGATCACAGGGCCCGCCCTCACACATTCCGCGCTTACGCCATTGTTTGGGGTGAATCAAAAGCTGTACCGCAAAGTCCTGCGGCGGCTTCAATTCAAGAATTCCCTGCCGCTCACCCGCTATTACGGCCTCCTCAACGACTTGCTGCCTGACTTTGCGCGCGGGCATCCGCAAGAGCTTATTCGCCCGGAGATCCTGCAGGCAGAGGTGGAAGCCTTCCGCCAGCTCATTGGCTACCAGCCCCCGGAATTCGATCAGCCCACCTTGCTCTTCCTGGGCGACAACCTGCATGCGATCATGGGCGATCAGGCTGCAGCGGTAGAAGACCTCACGATCCAGTGGCTTCGCCATGTGATCGACCTCGGCTACCAGGTTTACTGGAAACCACACCCTCGGGCCGCTGCCTCGCTGACGGAAAAGCTGATCAGCCGGTTTGACGATCAGGAATTGCGGCGCGCGCCCGATCTGGACATGGCACCGGCCGAAGTGGCTTTCGCGGTGCCGAGCCTGGCCGGCGTCATCTCGATGCTCTCTTCGGCCTGCTTTTACTTCCCGCGTTATTTCGATATCCCCAGCTATCGTTTTCCCTTCCCTTGGGAGGCGATCGACCTGCCGCTGGAGCTCAAGGAAGTCCTTGCGCTCAGTGAGGCGGAGGTGATGCCGATTGACCGTTTACCTCCCGCTACACTTGTCCCTCAATCGACCGAGACCTAA
- a CDS encoding glycosyltransferase family 4 protein, with product MAHILMLSTMDGTPWGGSELLWADAASHLVRQGHQVSACTMLHPGVTVPALQKLQGEGVQLHHWRRLPKVFRLVRSPERLTTPNPQHFLAKLRPDLLLINNGYQVPPAVWTEAAYELGIPYAHLCHSFIESIWPDEAVISRGAKALERAAAAFWVSESNQRGAYRQFVAVAPVSEVVRNPYQVSRDIPFSWPGNEGLQLAFVGRLANAHKGCDLLLEVLQQQKWQGRNLHVSFFGTGPSEARLKLLAERWGLNNVSFRGHVSDVDGIWREHHALVLPSRQEGLPIVIVEAMMRGRPCIVTEVAGNAELLVRGETGFVADGPNVRALDRALEEAWAAREQLREIGERAYQQIRAAVPAEPGAVFAQRLLQLIGQ from the coding sequence ATGGCACATATCCTGATGCTCAGCACGATGGACGGCACCCCTTGGGGGGGCAGCGAATTGCTGTGGGCCGATGCGGCCAGCCATCTCGTCCGGCAAGGCCACCAAGTCTCTGCCTGCACGATGCTGCACCCGGGGGTAACGGTGCCGGCCCTCCAGAAGCTGCAAGGCGAGGGCGTACAGCTGCACCACTGGCGCCGCCTGCCGAAAGTCTTCCGGCTGGTGCGCTCGCCGGAGAGGCTGACTACGCCCAATCCCCAGCATTTTCTGGCCAAGCTCCGGCCAGACCTGTTGCTGATCAACAACGGCTACCAAGTGCCGCCTGCCGTTTGGACGGAGGCCGCCTACGAGTTGGGCATCCCATACGCGCATCTCTGCCACTCGTTCATCGAGTCGATCTGGCCCGATGAAGCTGTCATCTCGCGAGGAGCCAAGGCCTTGGAGCGCGCGGCCGCCGCCTTTTGGGTTAGCGAAAGCAACCAGCGCGGTGCCTACCGGCAGTTTGTCGCAGTTGCGCCCGTCAGCGAAGTCGTCCGCAACCCCTACCAGGTGTCGCGAGACATTCCCTTTAGCTGGCCTGGGAATGAGGGCCTGCAGCTGGCCTTCGTTGGCCGGCTCGCAAACGCCCACAAGGGTTGCGACTTGCTGCTCGAAGTGCTGCAGCAGCAAAAGTGGCAAGGGCGAAACCTGCACGTCAGCTTTTTCGGCACCGGGCCTTCGGAAGCGCGCCTCAAGCTGCTGGCCGAGCGCTGGGGGCTGAACAACGTATCTTTCCGCGGGCACGTCAGCGATGTCGATGGCATCTGGAGAGAGCACCACGCGCTGGTGCTCCCTAGCCGTCAGGAAGGCCTGCCTATCGTGATCGTCGAAGCCATGATGCGCGGGCGCCCCTGCATTGTCACGGAAGTGGCTGGCAACGCCGAGCTGCTCGTGCGGGGTGAGACGGGCTTTGTCGCCGACGGACCCAACGTGCGTGCGCTCGACCGCGCGCTGGAGGAAGCCTGGGCCGCCCGGGAGCAGTTGCGTGAAATCGGCGAACGCGCCTACCAGCAAATCCGTGCTGCCGTGCCGGCCGAGCCGGGTGCCGTCTTCGCCCAGCGCCTCCTGCAGCTGATTGGCCAATAG
- a CDS encoding polysialyltransferase family glycosyltransferase, translating to MSSCRIIAFNGPWQFIVARAAIRAHHGATEEGSWKLVLTGAAANTRLHQLLLRLAAHYFPQAEVFDLTGLPPARMMETMAGALAGRRLPVEEVWCGSPKTHLASTLYLLFPRASFHMFEEGLHSYTASFSLSSGPAMPQKLGRWLGPGLGRGRHAGPNRLCPPLYDKAVQMLQNRALPPAAAFHGILSDQLPVQADSGVPRHVIPEAGVREEIALYCSFVGSELPRYEEPCILFLGENLLWTLRHDYERLLDATVAAFQAATEAGYRVLWKPHPRMPRFCSEYLVLKSASPRVTWLPEMDLLPAEVAFGQSGLRAVASLMSSCLFYFPRFFGIPSYHLPYPESLPALGGGLDEVLQLCQRHSEPLAQWQPTESE from the coding sequence ATGTCTTCCTGCCGCATCATCGCATTCAATGGACCTTGGCAATTTATCGTGGCCCGGGCTGCCATCCGTGCGCATCATGGAGCCACCGAAGAGGGCAGTTGGAAGTTGGTCCTGACCGGGGCTGCCGCCAACACGCGGCTTCACCAGCTTCTCTTGCGCCTCGCGGCTCACTACTTCCCCCAGGCGGAGGTATTTGATCTCACGGGGCTGCCACCTGCTCGCATGATGGAGACGATGGCAGGCGCACTCGCCGGCCGGCGACTGCCCGTGGAAGAGGTCTGGTGCGGTTCTCCCAAGACGCATCTGGCTTCCACGCTTTATCTGCTCTTCCCGCGTGCTTCCTTTCATATGTTTGAGGAGGGGCTGCACAGCTACACCGCGTCCTTTTCCTTGAGTTCAGGCCCGGCCATGCCGCAGAAGCTCGGGCGCTGGCTAGGCCCAGGCCTGGGGCGTGGGCGCCACGCCGGGCCAAACCGCCTCTGCCCGCCGCTCTACGACAAGGCGGTGCAGATGTTGCAGAACCGTGCGTTGCCCCCTGCGGCTGCCTTTCACGGCATTCTCTCCGATCAGCTTCCCGTCCAAGCCGATTCAGGGGTGCCGCGGCATGTGATACCAGAGGCGGGGGTGCGAGAAGAAATCGCCTTGTATTGCAGCTTTGTCGGCAGCGAACTCCCTCGTTATGAAGAGCCTTGCATCCTGTTCCTGGGAGAAAACCTGCTTTGGACGCTTCGGCATGATTACGAACGGCTTCTGGATGCTACCGTGGCCGCCTTTCAAGCCGCCACAGAGGCAGGCTATCGTGTCCTCTGGAAGCCTCACCCGCGCATGCCCCGCTTTTGCAGCGAATACCTGGTGCTAAAAAGCGCTTCCCCTCGCGTCACCTGGCTGCCAGAAATGGACCTCTTGCCTGCCGAAGTGGCTTTTGGCCAAAGCGGCCTCCGGGCAGTCGCTTCGCTGATGTCGAGCTGCCTGTTCTACTTTCCCCGCTTTTTTGGGATCCCAAGCTATCACCTGCCTTACCCGGAAAGCCTGCCCGCTCTAGGCGGCGGGTTGGATGAGGTGCTCCAGCTTTGCCAACGCCACAGTGAGCCGCTCGCGCAGTGGCAACCTACTGAATCCGAATGA
- a CDS encoding glycosyltransferase family 2 protein has product MKFSVIICAHNPRPEFLQRTIDGLRGQTLPLGEWEFILVDNASDQPLADRFDLAWHPNGKVVVEPKLGLTAARICGFRQAQAPLVVMVDDDNVLSPDYLEQGFKLLEQFPQMGAISGRIEPEFEAEPAEEVRPFVRRLAICLIDKPEWGNIYEPALCPCGAGMILRQEVALEFIRQLENSQLRQSLDRKGKDLASSGDTDIAFCSCDLGYGIGRFPQLRAIHLMPAGRVQKDYLLRLVERGSETEEMLLLVRGIKQPSKGRELNHLLEELTSPFLLKGFTAKVRHASAKGKRRGLLRYRKLKSSGAA; this is encoded by the coding sequence ATGAAATTCTCTGTCATTATTTGTGCCCACAACCCCCGCCCGGAGTTTCTCCAGCGCACGATCGACGGCCTGCGGGGGCAAACGCTGCCGCTCGGTGAGTGGGAATTCATCCTGGTCGACAACGCGTCGGACCAGCCACTGGCGGACCGCTTCGACCTCGCTTGGCATCCCAACGGCAAGGTCGTAGTTGAGCCCAAGCTGGGGCTGACTGCCGCCCGCATCTGCGGCTTCCGCCAAGCTCAGGCACCGCTCGTGGTGATGGTGGACGACGACAACGTGCTCTCCCCCGACTATCTGGAGCAGGGCTTCAAGCTGCTGGAGCAGTTCCCGCAAATGGGCGCCATCAGCGGTCGGATCGAGCCGGAGTTCGAAGCCGAACCGGCGGAAGAGGTGCGCCCCTTTGTGCGCCGTCTCGCGATCTGCCTCATCGACAAGCCAGAGTGGGGTAACATTTACGAGCCCGCGCTCTGCCCCTGCGGTGCCGGGATGATTTTGCGGCAAGAAGTGGCCCTGGAATTCATTCGGCAGCTCGAGAACAGCCAGCTCCGCCAGAGCCTCGACCGAAAAGGCAAAGACCTCGCCTCCTCCGGCGATACCGACATCGCTTTCTGCAGCTGCGACCTCGGCTACGGGATTGGGCGCTTCCCTCAGCTCCGCGCCATCCATCTCATGCCCGCTGGCCGGGTGCAAAAGGACTACCTCCTCCGCCTGGTGGAGCGCGGTTCGGAGACCGAGGAAATGCTGCTGCTCGTTCGAGGCATCAAGCAGCCCAGCAAAGGCCGCGAGCTGAACCATTTGTTGGAGGAATTGACGAGCCCGTTCTTGCTCAAGGGCTTTACCGCCAAGGTGCGCCACGCCAGCGCCAAGGGCAAGCGTCGGGGGCTCCTGCGTTATCGTAAGCTAAAGTCGAGCGGAGCCGCATGA
- a CDS encoding glycosyltransferase family 4 protein → MSPETPILYGFCFPHHGKYSSYARLLDYMPECRVVRVEEALPATAFRAGFKKVRSFFWLQEWRIRRVANRYPQAVLHHIYSEATVQQGWLPQRGRYVLTAHQPPEGLEATREQRAPFFRAAQRADAIIILDASQAEDYARVFGHDRLVAIPHGIDTDRFAPAATPCQRGSDAPLEVLTVGAWLRDWDQWHAVFRETVARLPNVRFTVLSRPEIVAELKERVGNDPRFNGLSGLSDDELLDLYRASDVLFLPLSGATANNALLEAASCGLAVVCTDLSALRGYLFGTTGNCWYPAKEPATAASYLQQLANSPAQCSFAGQQNRQRMLDVFGWPVIAHRHLEVYRQVAEGTPFGSA, encoded by the coding sequence ATGAGCCCGGAAACGCCCATCCTGTACGGTTTCTGCTTCCCGCACCACGGGAAGTATTCGTCTTACGCGCGCCTGCTCGACTACATGCCCGAATGTCGGGTGGTGCGCGTCGAAGAAGCCCTGCCAGCAACCGCCTTCCGGGCGGGGTTCAAGAAGGTGCGTTCGTTTTTCTGGCTCCAGGAATGGCGCATCCGCCGCGTCGCGAACCGCTATCCGCAGGCCGTTTTGCACCACATTTATTCGGAGGCGACGGTGCAGCAGGGGTGGCTGCCCCAGCGCGGCCGTTACGTCTTGACGGCTCACCAGCCGCCGGAAGGCCTCGAAGCGACCCGTGAGCAACGTGCGCCTTTTTTCCGTGCAGCGCAGCGGGCAGACGCGATTATCATTCTCGATGCCTCGCAGGCGGAAGACTACGCCCGCGTATTTGGGCACGATCGCCTCGTCGCGATCCCCCACGGCATCGATACCGACCGTTTTGCCCCCGCTGCCACCCCATGCCAGCGTGGTAGCGATGCCCCGCTCGAAGTCCTGACGGTGGGGGCTTGGCTGCGCGATTGGGACCAGTGGCATGCCGTCTTTCGCGAGACTGTCGCCCGCCTGCCCAATGTGCGTTTCACTGTCCTCAGTCGCCCCGAGATCGTGGCCGAGTTGAAGGAGCGGGTGGGTAATGACCCGCGTTTCAACGGCCTCAGCGGCCTCTCCGATGACGAGCTGCTCGATCTTTATCGGGCCAGCGATGTGCTTTTCCTGCCGCTTTCCGGGGCCACCGCCAACAATGCCCTGCTCGAAGCGGCCAGTTGCGGACTCGCCGTGGTGTGTACCGACCTCTCGGCCCTGCGGGGCTATCTTTTTGGCACGACCGGAAACTGTTGGTATCCCGCTAAAGAGCCTGCTACGGCTGCATCCTACCTTCAACAGTTGGCAAACTCGCCCGCACAATGCAGCTTTGCTGGTCAGCAAAACCGGCAGCGCATGCTCGACGTGTTTGGTTGGCCCGTGATCGCTCATCGCCACCTCGAAGTCTACCGCCAAGTGGCAGAAGGCACGCCCTTCGGCTCTGCCTGA
- a CDS encoding M48 family metallopeptidase codes for MKARWGAYSALLCLIAALPTGCIGPTLQAPAIDAAALETETRYQQEAFLHESKRLRLKLFRASYPLFAGAVAFGQLPTRPSLGILLYHPSASPENLRAAAEALWPMPQGLRIWAVAPGSPAEAAGLRADDLLLAVDDASLPDGPDGLPFLLSQLTTEHDLRLTIRRGEEELTFTARPQPIADVTIQLSWRQEANARASFTQIEMQAGMIRFCETDAELSFVIAHELAHVMLHHVRKTLLNYATGTLADAALMVARIPSPNALGLAGATRYAKEFEIETDYLSLYLLAASGLEIADALPFWRRIGLLHPPREAEGVPLFPSHPDTAERYLRMEAAIEEIRAKEETGQPLFPTGWVH; via the coding sequence GTGAAAGCGCGGTGGGGTGCCTATTCCGCCCTGCTCTGCCTGATTGCGGCGCTGCCCACTGGCTGCATCGGCCCCACCTTGCAGGCCCCCGCCATCGACGCGGCCGCGCTCGAAACCGAGACGCGCTACCAGCAGGAGGCTTTTCTCCACGAGAGCAAGCGCCTACGCTTGAAGCTGTTCCGCGCCTCCTACCCGTTGTTCGCCGGAGCGGTCGCATTTGGGCAACTGCCTACCCGCCCCAGCCTCGGCATCCTGCTCTACCACCCCTCCGCGTCGCCTGAAAACCTGCGAGCGGCAGCCGAAGCGCTCTGGCCCATGCCGCAGGGCCTCCGGATCTGGGCCGTGGCACCCGGCAGCCCAGCCGAAGCCGCCGGCTTGCGCGCCGACGACCTGTTGCTGGCAGTGGATGACGCATCGTTACCTGATGGACCCGACGGCTTGCCGTTCCTGCTCTCCCAGCTCACCACTGAGCACGATCTGCGGCTCACCATCCGCCGAGGCGAGGAGGAATTGACGTTCACCGCGCGCCCTCAGCCCATCGCCGACGTTACCATCCAGCTGAGCTGGCGGCAGGAGGCCAATGCGCGGGCCAGCTTCACGCAGATCGAGATGCAGGCGGGCATGATCCGATTTTGCGAGACGGATGCGGAGTTGAGTTTCGTCATCGCCCACGAACTCGCGCATGTGATGCTCCACCATGTGCGCAAGACCTTGCTGAATTACGCGACCGGCACCTTGGCCGACGCCGCGCTGATGGTCGCCCGCATCCCCAGCCCCAATGCACTCGGCCTCGCCGGAGCCACCCGCTATGCAAAGGAGTTCGAGATCGAGACCGACTACCTGAGCCTGTATTTGCTAGCCGCGAGCGGGCTGGAAATCGCCGACGCCCTGCCCTTCTGGCGGCGGATCGGCTTGCTGCACCCGCCACGCGAAGCCGAAGGCGTGCCGCTCTTTCCCTCGCACCCGGATACGGCGGAACGCTACCTGCGGATGGAAGCGGCGATCGAGGAGATCCGCGCCAAGGAGGAGACCGGGCAGCCGCTTTTCCCAACCGGCTGGGTCCATTAA
- a CDS encoding NUDIX hydrolase: MEERVLAETPWLSLRERTFHTRHGEPKSWSYVTRPNTGGGVCIIATTTDEPRLVILVRQFRPAIAKTVLEFPAGLLDADEAPEVAALRELQEETGYVGHVSSAGPLVMSSPGMTNEGNCVVEVQITGQTTAAPEDDENIEVLRWPLAELFPRLQAAVAAGEVVDAKLWCYALGRHLAAAEAP, translated from the coding sequence ATGGAGGAACGCGTCCTTGCGGAAACGCCTTGGCTGAGCCTGCGGGAGCGCACCTTCCACACGCGGCACGGAGAGCCCAAAAGCTGGAGCTACGTCACCCGACCCAATACGGGGGGTGGCGTTTGCATCATCGCCACTACCACCGACGAGCCGCGCCTGGTTATCCTGGTGCGGCAGTTTCGCCCCGCCATTGCCAAGACCGTGCTGGAGTTCCCGGCCGGTCTCCTCGACGCCGACGAGGCACCCGAGGTCGCCGCCCTGCGTGAGTTGCAGGAGGAAACCGGCTACGTCGGCCATGTCAGCTCTGCCGGCCCGCTCGTGATGAGTTCCCCCGGCATGACCAACGAGGGCAACTGCGTCGTGGAGGTGCAGATCACCGGCCAAACAACGGCAGCCCCCGAAGATGACGAGAATATCGAGGTCTTGCGCTGGCCGCTGGCAGAGTTGTTTCCACGTCTGCAGGCCGCAGTCGCCGCAGGCGAAGTCGTCGATGCCAAGCTTTGGTGTTACGCGCTCGGTCGCCATTTGGCAGCGGCGGAGGCTCCGTGA